The Pleurodeles waltl isolate 20211129_DDA chromosome 7, aPleWal1.hap1.20221129, whole genome shotgun sequence genome contains the following window.
CCGGTTTCAATCCATAATTAGCTGGTGTTCCCGGACGCTCGGTGATGTGGGGCGGGTTGGGCCGGGCCCTGCCCAGAACTCTCGTGGCTTTCCTTCTATTCTGTCGGTGCAGCCTGTGTTTGTGTTCTTGTGGGGTGAGATGAGGCGAAATAGTTAAGCCTGCTCGCCCCCTCCGGCAGTCTGTAACGTGATCCCTGCCTCCCACAACAGGTTTGTTCGGTTTTCTGAGTCTCCTGTGCACACAACACACCTTTGCAGCCGCCTCGCCCACACTCCGCACACCTGGGGATGTGCAGACCATGGCTCCCGCCGCTCTCGGACGGTGCCGAATGGCTCTCATCTTCGCTGTTCTGATGGACCTGGTTGGGGTGGCCTCACTCCTGGTGGGCATCTTCGCCCAGCTGCAGATCAACGGAAGGGATTTTGGCGACTTGCTGATCTACACCGGCGCCATTTTGGTTTTCCTGAGCCTTATTGGTTGGATCTTCTGGTACACGGGCAATATTGAAATTTCCCTAGAGGAGCTGGAGCGAGACTACGTCGTCAAAGGGGGCACATTAGCCCACCTGGCCCGCAAGATCTCCCGCCGCCTCTCCCGCCACAGTGGCAAGCCAGGGGGAGGTGGAAGAAAGAAGGGAGGGCCTCACAGGGGCATGGGGGGCGCGGCAGCGATGGGAAAAGAAGACAGCCTGCAGCTACCTCGGATCAAGGAGCCCCTGGAAGAAGAGGCGTCACCGAGGGGGTTCCCGGCGTGACCTGTTGGTGGTAAGTACAGGGTTTCGTCCAGCTTTTCATGGCTTCGGTCTACAGCTGGCAACAACAGAGTTTGTTTTGGTGCGTGGAAGTCAGACCGATAGCCACCTTGCCATTTTTTACGATAGCCATGCAGTGGCTTATGGACAGCCTAACCCCTTGCAAGGCAGATCATGTTCCATGTGAGAGTTTGTACAGTTTGGGCCCACACTTGACCATCTTATTTATGCACACAAGTCTTGCGTGGTCTGTATCCTTCCATATCCAATAATGTAGTCAAACTGGTTCAAATTAAATAAATCAAGActagaactcccagaatgcattacaaTGTAAATACATGAATTTGTTGGAAAACGTGGTGCATCCTGTGACCTGGAGTCCTCGCCAAGCCTTCACGGCGACTAGGGTGCAGCCTCTGAAGTCAGAGTCGAAAGGCGCGGGTGTTTACTGTTTCGGCCAATACACAATGCATGCGTGCAATGCCTGGGGCAAATCTCGTTGTCTTCCTATTCTTTACAGCGGAGATTGCAACAGGCTCGGATCACAAGCGGTAAGAACACACCTCGGGCAACCTTGGGATCAGCTTCCCGTGCATCCCTCGCTTGACTGGGAAGCCCCAAGATACTTGGAATGCGCACACTGCCAGGGTTGCTAAAAAAATATCCTTTAACTGCAAGCCTGATATAATAGACATTGTGTGCCCCTTTATCTATCGTGCTTTattggtttttgttttttttgctctgtTTGCATCTTCTGTTTAATTTTTAGTAAAACACCGAATTTTCCGTTTAAATAGATGTAGAAAAGAGAGTTTCAACTCTTGGAATTTTAAACTACAAAGTAATAGAAATAAACGAGCGCCGTCTTCACCCGCTCCTCATTCAAGGGGTACTAGATATTAAACaaagttgtattaaaaaaaaaataacaaaaagaaaaaggttgttgTCAAACTACTGTACAAACTATCGGTGAAGCGTCATCAAGAGTACGGGGGCGTGGAGAGGGTGCTGGGGGAGCGTCGCGTTTACCGGGCCCTGGCACTCATAATCGAGGTCCATGTAGTTACCCAGGCAGGGCCAGGGGCGCACTACCCTGGCCTTGTGGTTTGAATTTATCGGTCAGATGAGACTCAGAGCCCAATGAATGCTTTATCTTCTGGCACTTGCTCAGCCATAGGGAGACGTCATAGCCCTCAAAAGCTTACAAATAAAATCATCGGATAGCCTACGTATAGCATTCACTCACACCGTGCTTTTCTTCAAGTAAACTATGCCACACAGCAGTTTTTGAAAACGAGGTTACCATTGCAACTTGTTTCCCAGAGCAAAATGCCAGTTTCAGGCTTCATTGCTATTTGTGGTATTTCATCTGGTAAACTTTAAAATTAAAACATAACCTTAAATAAGCAATGGCAGACCCAAACAAGACAATAGCTGAGGCTGGCTTTCCCAAAGTCTGGGCGTTTGTTGTTGCTGGCTTCCTCTGGCAACACCTAACACTCGCTGTAACCAGACCTAAAATGAAACCGTCATGAAAGAAAAGAAATGTGAGGTCGCGTGCCAAATAAGTAAAAAAGCTAAACCAATTTTTCATTAAAATATAACACGCCAACGGGAGACCAGCTCTGAAGGCTgatacacaccaacattcaccccATTTCAGGCATGGGAAACTTATTTCGTCTTTTTTCTCTGCTTACTTGTATTTCTTCTATCATAAATGTAGGACAGCCAGTCCCAGAATGCAACCTCAGGACTAGCTGTTCCCACCTTACATGGGCGTGCTCTGAACTCTTCCAGTCCCCATTCATAGTTGTTAAACGAGCTAAATACGACCCCCTATACCagtatcctcccccccccccccccccccttagaggGATCACTTTACCTGCTGTGGGGAAGCCTACACGTTCCCGACGCACCTGGCAGCACACACCGGCCTTGGGCACAGCTCCCATTCTCCACGGTCACCGACCCGTGTCGATGACACATGAaacgggtcctttaaaagaacagGCACCATAGCAGCCAAAAGAAAGATCAGTGTTTCCCATGAATTAATTTTATTTAGTAAAAAGCGATAATCTGTAACTAAACATACCGCATTCCTTCTTTCATAAAAAAGGTGCGCCTGCATAGAGAGAAATCCAATTTCCCAATCATAGCAGTGAAGTGGTCCTCAATCAATCTGCCCTATAGTAAGTAGATCGTGCGATCGTCCAATAGCCTGGTGTGTGACCGACTCTGCCCCAGCACTACCTGCATCACAGACACTGGACGTGTGTTTTAATAGTcgtacatgcagtgcttaatttgtgcttgctgtttccggtgcggagcacccccacttatttttgagggccggcgtttaattttctgcctcaagcatttactgcgagcaaaaggcacatatgagaaagacagaggaagagaaaaacgaaaaagggtcacaaCGGGAGAAACATaagttgcaagagtgagatgaaggggcggagagtggctttaaatggatttaagaggcccgagatggcttcaggattacgctgcctcagtattccgtgttggtacatttcattgcagcacccttgtgtttaagaggagggttttggggacCTGcgttatttacaaattgagcactgcgtaCATGTAAAATACCCGAGACAACTGACTGTTCAGTTCCCAACAGCCTGACATATATGAACCAGTCATTTGAGTAAATGTCACCAAACCTTTATAGATATGTTTCTGACTCTGCTCCGGTGTCGCTAATCTTAGAAGGCGCCTGTGCTATCTCCAGCTCAAACAGCCTTACAGCGGGTTAGGTCTGACCTGCATTTGGCCCTGCTCCAGACCTACTAGACATCCAGGGGCGCAAAGCATGACATGCGACCTGCTCCATTTATCTCATCTTTAGGGCCAGACACCAACTTGCCGTGTGCCCGACAGGGAGCAGATCTCCGTGTCTTCCAGAGGGCCCACTGACACTTAACATATTTACCAGCCTGACATCTGGCCTGCCAGCTTTTCTGAGACTCCAGCTTGATGCGTGACACTCCGGTTATGCCAGCCTTTCAAGTGGTATAACTTCAGAGGAAGTAACTTTTCCTGGGCCCTACCCGAGACGGTGATGTCAAGACAACTGCTTGTCTATAGTCTCACAAGTGCCTTTTATCTCGCCGAATCTGACCCAGCCCAATCTTCCTTACAGGAACTGCCTGTTTGAAGGCCTCTCCTTTTAAGCAGGCATTTGTGCAGGGCCTCCTCCCAGCCCCCAGGTGTTGCCAGGTAGGATTTTGCTCTCCTACAACCATTCACTCCCATCCAGGCTCCTGTTTCCTGTCATTAAATTTGCAAGATCTATTTGTTCTGGTTCAAGCTTGTTTGGTTAGTTTCCCTGCCACCCAAACCTCCCGGGCTGGGAGCTGCAGGCAGGCGATCGATGTCAGTATGGAATGGAAAGACTCACAGCCCAAGTTCACCTTTATATGGAGTAGTCAAACATACCGAAAAGATGATGTGCCCATCACCCTTTTCTAGTTTTCAGGTGTTCGTCTATTCTGCTTCATAGGAAAACATAGTACTCGCTGGGCAAAAaaaacccacagacatacacactttTTCTCTACCTTTCAGACACtgtatagccagtgcttaatttgtaaataaaaacgtgccggtgtccaaagctctcctctgaaacacgcggctgctgcaattaaatgtgcgagtaaggaagactgaggcagcgtaatccaaaAGCCATGTCGGCCCTCTTCAATCCTTTTATAGCCTCTCCCTGCCCCataagctcac
Protein-coding sequences here:
- the TMEM238 gene encoding transmembrane protein 238; this encodes MAPAALGRCRMALIFAVLMDLVGVASLLVGIFAQLQINGRDFGDLLIYTGAILVFLSLIGWIFWYTGNIEISLEELERDYVVKGGTLAHLARKISRRLSRHSGKPGGGGRKKGGPHRGMGGAAAMGKEDSLQLPRIKEPLEEEASPRGFPA